A single genomic interval of Staphylococcus hyicus harbors:
- a CDS encoding lipid II:glycine glycyltransferase FemX, whose amino-acid sequence MKLINITDQEHDAFVKNHPNGDLLQLTKWGETKKLTGWYRKRIAVGENGEIKGVAQLLFKKIPRTPFTLCYASRGFVVDYSEALAVKTLLAEAIKIAKEEKAYTIKIDPDVEVEDGLSVVNDLKALGFKHKGFKEGLSKDYIQPRMTMITPLDQTDDALIKSFDNRNRSKVRLALKRGTKVERKGREDLKIFADLMKETGERDGFLTRDVSYFETIYDALHADGDAELFLVKLEPKPVLADLRAERQEQDKEEARLKAKKQDKKTLNKINDLKNKQQKTESLIHDLENLERTHPEGRYLSGALLMFCGHKSYYLYGASSNDHRDFLPNHHMQFKMMQYARDKGAKTYDFGGTNNNPDQTSSHYGLWTFKKAWGTYLSEKIGEFDFVLNPLVYQAVEQFKPQLTKLKIKIVRKLKNS is encoded by the coding sequence ATGAAATTAATCAATATTACGGATCAAGAACATGATGCGTTTGTGAAAAATCATCCCAACGGTGATTTGCTTCAACTAACGAAATGGGGCGAAACGAAAAAGTTAACGGGATGGTACAGAAAACGTATTGCAGTAGGAGAAAATGGAGAAATCAAAGGCGTTGCACAACTTCTTTTTAAAAAAATACCACGTACGCCGTTCACATTATGTTACGCTTCTCGTGGTTTTGTCGTGGATTATTCAGAAGCGTTAGCAGTAAAAACGTTATTAGCCGAAGCGATTAAAATAGCTAAAGAAGAAAAAGCGTATACAATTAAAATTGACCCTGATGTAGAAGTGGAAGACGGATTATCAGTGGTAAATGATTTGAAAGCATTAGGGTTTAAACATAAAGGTTTTAAAGAAGGTCTTTCTAAAGATTACATTCAACCTCGAATGACTATGATTACGCCTTTAGATCAAACGGATGATGCGCTCATCAAAAGTTTTGACAATCGAAATCGTTCTAAAGTGCGTTTAGCGCTAAAGCGTGGCACAAAAGTAGAGCGTAAAGGACGTGAAGATTTAAAAATTTTTGCTGACTTAATGAAGGAAACAGGCGAGCGTGATGGCTTTTTAACGCGAGATGTCTCTTATTTTGAGACGATTTATGATGCGTTACATGCTGATGGCGATGCGGAACTTTTCTTAGTGAAATTAGAACCCAAACCCGTTTTAGCAGACTTAAGAGCAGAGCGACAAGAACAAGACAAAGAAGAAGCGAGACTCAAAGCTAAAAAGCAAGATAAAAAAACGCTAAATAAAATTAATGATTTAAAAAATAAGCAACAAAAGACAGAAAGTTTAATTCATGATTTAGAAAATCTAGAACGTACACATCCTGAAGGGCGTTATTTATCAGGCGCACTGTTGATGTTTTGTGGCCATAAATCGTACTATTTATATGGCGCATCTTCAAACGATCATCGTGATTTCTTACCAAATCACCATATGCAGTTTAAAATGATGCAATATGCACGAGACAAAGGGGCTAAAACGTATGATTTTGGTGGTACGAATAATAATCCAGATCAAACGTCAAGTCATTATGGTTTGTGGACGTTTAAAAAAGCTTGGGGCACATACTTAAGTGAAAAAATCGGAGAATTTGATTTTGTGTTAAATCCACTTGTGTATCAAGCGGTAGAACAATTCAAACCTCAATTGACAAAATTAAAAATTAAAATTGTACGTAAGTTGAAAAATTCATAA
- a CDS encoding efflux RND transporter permease subunit, translating into MVKKLIDFSLSNRFAIMLMVLLVILGGVYASFKMKLELLPDTEPPMMTITTTMPGATPDTIMKEVSNPIDEEIRGMADVTSVKTESLANASLVTVKFDDQTDLDKVEQELQKTLQKMSFAEGVQDPEIKRNSIYAFPVVAYSFINQKNDIKATTKAVEEQLIPKLQEIKGVQRATVNGQTTRQATLKYDDQKLQAVGLNQQQVSDYIKGASKETPLGLFQFGNEDKSVVIDGQFTSIDALENLEVPLAISRQPATSAQNDSKNQDQSQGMSMSSSALTASQALTSNSNNETVPLKSLARITLQDERKSISKTNGEDAVDVQIVKAQDANTVAVANEVDQTIHDFVKSHDNLKTVKIMDTAKPIKDALSTMIEKALLGAIVAIIVILLFLRNIKMTAISVVSIPLSILIAMVALKLTDVSLNILTLGALTVAVGRVIDDAIVVIENIYRRLAKKDEVLSGDHLIIQATKEVFIPIMSSTIVTIIVFLPLAFVTGSVGEMFRPFAYAVTFSLLASLLVSITIVPVLGSMFFKNGLKRQPKHHLGKLGHGYRKILSWSLDHKWIVIILSTVLLIGSIVLGSIKIGTSFISTGEDKFMALTYKPKPGETKERVLKNAEEVQKYLNNQSHVQHVQYSVGGPSPADPTGSTNSTALMVKYDSDTPNFDTEPERVLKHIATYHHSGDWQNLDMSTGTGSHQLKVQVTGPSTDAIKGTVKEVEHLMGETKGLTNVKSDLTDTYAQYEVKVDHQRASENGITAGQLALLLNQNIPEMTISKIKADQQSYDVVVKQNKETQWTKNKLENTSIPSPQNPNLKLSDIAELKQTTTPNTLVKESGHYTSTITGNISGKDVGGITQDVSHQLSKIKTPQDVKTSVGGTNDDITEAFSQLLLAMLAAIIIVYLVLVLTFKGGLAPFTILFSLPYTIIGVVCALVATGETLSVPSMIGLLMLIGIVVTNAIVLIDRVINNEKTGMSMKAALIEAGGTRIRPILMTAIATIGALFPLLFGQNSSVLISKGLAATVIGGLLSSTLLTLIVVPVIYEILFTLKSKLMRHKNSN; encoded by the coding sequence GTGGTCAAAAAGCTGATAGATTTTTCACTATCAAATCGATTTGCAATTATGTTAATGGTACTGCTTGTCATATTAGGTGGTGTTTATGCAAGCTTTAAAATGAAATTAGAATTGTTACCAGATACCGAACCGCCGATGATGACAATTACAACGACTATGCCAGGTGCTACACCTGACACAATAATGAAAGAAGTTAGTAATCCTATTGATGAAGAAATAAGAGGGATGGCTGATGTTACAAGCGTTAAAACAGAGTCGTTAGCCAATGCGTCATTGGTGACAGTGAAATTTGATGATCAAACTGATTTAGATAAGGTAGAACAAGAATTACAAAAAACACTTCAAAAAATGTCATTTGCTGAAGGGGTTCAAGACCCTGAGATTAAACGTAATTCGATTTATGCTTTTCCAGTGGTAGCCTATTCGTTTATAAATCAAAAAAATGATATTAAAGCAACGACGAAAGCGGTTGAAGAGCAGTTAATACCGAAATTACAAGAAATTAAAGGCGTACAGCGCGCGACTGTAAATGGTCAGACTACACGTCAAGCAACGTTGAAGTATGACGACCAAAAATTACAAGCAGTAGGGTTAAATCAACAGCAAGTTTCAGATTATATTAAGGGCGCTTCGAAAGAGACCCCATTAGGTTTGTTTCAGTTTGGTAACGAAGATAAATCCGTCGTTATTGATGGGCAATTTACCTCTATTGATGCCCTTGAAAATTTAGAAGTTCCTTTAGCTATCTCACGTCAACCGGCTACATCGGCTCAAAATGACAGCAAGAATCAAGATCAAAGCCAAGGGATGTCCATGTCATCATCAGCTTTAACTGCATCACAAGCACTTACCAGTAATTCAAACAATGAAACAGTACCTTTAAAATCACTCGCGCGAATTACGCTCCAGGATGAACGAAAATCCATTTCTAAAACAAACGGTGAAGATGCAGTGGATGTACAAATTGTAAAAGCACAAGATGCAAATACGGTTGCTGTAGCAAATGAAGTGGATCAAACGATTCATGACTTTGTGAAATCGCATGATAATCTTAAAACAGTAAAAATTATGGATACTGCAAAACCTATAAAAGATGCTTTGTCAACGATGATTGAAAAAGCATTGCTTGGCGCGATCGTTGCGATTATCGTGATATTATTATTTTTAAGAAATATAAAAATGACAGCAATCTCTGTAGTATCCATTCCGTTGTCAATACTTATAGCCATGGTTGCTTTAAAATTGACTGATGTATCTTTAAATATATTAACGTTAGGTGCTTTAACTGTTGCAGTCGGACGTGTGATTGATGACGCAATTGTTGTTATTGAAAATATATACAGACGTTTAGCGAAGAAGGATGAGGTACTGTCAGGGGACCATTTAATTATTCAAGCGACGAAGGAAGTATTCATTCCTATTATGTCTTCAACGATAGTAACCATTATTGTTTTTTTACCACTTGCATTTGTAACGGGGTCTGTTGGGGAAATGTTTAGACCTTTTGCTTATGCGGTGACTTTTAGTTTACTGGCATCATTGCTTGTTTCGATTACAATTGTACCTGTACTTGGATCAATGTTTTTTAAAAATGGCTTGAAGCGACAACCGAAACATCATTTAGGAAAGTTAGGTCATGGATATCGTAAAATCTTATCTTGGAGCCTCGATCACAAATGGATCGTTATAATATTAAGTACAGTGTTGTTAATTGGAAGTATCGTGCTAGGCAGTATAAAGATTGGTACAAGTTTTATATCTACAGGTGAAGACAAATTTATGGCTTTGACATATAAGCCGAAACCAGGAGAAACAAAAGAACGTGTATTAAAAAATGCGGAAGAAGTACAAAAGTATTTGAACAATCAATCTCATGTGCAACATGTGCAGTACTCTGTCGGCGGTCCTTCTCCAGCAGATCCTACGGGTAGCACAAATAGTACTGCGCTAATGGTCAAATACGACAGTGATACACCGAACTTTGATACTGAACCAGAACGTGTATTAAAACATATCGCGACGTATCATCATTCAGGAGATTGGCAAAATCTTGATATGAGTACAGGTACGGGTTCGCATCAATTAAAAGTACAAGTTACGGGTCCTTCTACAGATGCAATCAAAGGAACGGTCAAAGAAGTTGAGCACCTTATGGGAGAGACAAAAGGTTTAACTAATGTAAAATCAGATTTGACTGATACGTATGCCCAATATGAAGTGAAAGTCGACCATCAACGCGCAAGTGAAAACGGCATCACTGCGGGACAACTTGCACTATTACTGAATCAAAATATACCAGAAATGACGATATCGAAAATAAAAGCGGATCAACAATCATATGATGTTGTCGTTAAACAAAATAAAGAGACGCAATGGACTAAGAACAAACTTGAAAATACATCAATTCCATCTCCACAAAATCCAAACCTTAAACTTAGTGACATTGCAGAATTAAAGCAAACAACAACGCCGAATACGCTTGTAAAAGAAAGTGGTCACTATACGAGTACAATAACTGGTAACATTTCGGGTAAAGATGTTGGTGGCATTACGCAAGATGTTTCACATCAACTGTCGAAAATAAAAACACCTCAGGATGTTAAAACGTCGGTCGGAGGAACAAATGATGATATTACGGAGGCATTTTCACAGTTATTACTTGCGATGTTGGCTGCTATTATCATCGTTTATTTAGTATTAGTGCTCACATTTAAGGGTGGCTTGGCGCCATTTACAATTTTATTCTCATTGCCTTATACAATTATTGGCGTGGTTTGTGCATTAGTTGCGACAGGTGAAACATTATCAGTACCAAGTATGATTGGTTTATTAATGTTAATTGGAATTGTCGTAACGAATGCCATTGTACTCATTGATCGTGTAATCAATAATGAAAAAACCGGCATGTCAATGAAAGCGGCATTAATAGAAGCTGGGGGTACGCGTATTCGACCTATTTTAATGACAGCAATTGCAACGATTGGTGCCCTGTTTCCTTTGCTTTTTGGACAAAACAGTTCAGTATTAATTTCAAAAGGATTAGCGGCGACAGTAATTGGTGGATTGTTATCTTCCACGTTATTAACTTTAATCGTTGTTCCGGTTATATATGAAATTTTGTTTACTTTAAAATCGAAATTAATGCGTCATAAAAATTCAAATTGA
- a CDS encoding MarR family winged helix-turn-helix transcriptional regulator: MKPSLLFDSFTKLYRPYIKMVQPLMTEYDLHPAQWLILKDIAVNIDTTLVQISKRRSIEKPTTRKILKALESREWIIARTGEDRREKLLQLSPKGQDVYQHMTSKIATLQQQHLEALNISEAEYQRTVEILDQLYDSMIAYINTHHT; the protein is encoded by the coding sequence ATGAAACCTTCGTTACTTTTTGACAGTTTCACTAAACTTTATCGTCCTTATATTAAAATGGTACAACCTTTAATGACGGAATATGACTTACATCCAGCACAATGGCTGATTCTGAAAGATATTGCAGTCAACATCGATACAACACTGGTACAAATTTCAAAACGCCGTTCCATTGAAAAACCTACAACACGTAAAATATTAAAGGCGCTTGAATCACGCGAATGGATTATTGCAAGAACTGGAGAAGATCGTAGAGAAAAATTGCTTCAACTCTCTCCTAAAGGTCAAGATGTGTATCAGCATATGACATCTAAAATTGCCACTTTACAGCAGCAACATCTCGAAGCTTTAAACATTTCTGAAGCAGAGTATCAGCGTACAGTTGAGATTCTCGATCAACTCTATGATTCAATGATCGCTTATATAAATACACATCATACATAA
- a CDS encoding VOC family protein, producing the protein MVDIELDHIIHYVKGLNHFEFPGEFLEIHKGGQHEKLGTFNRLVQIDLSYIELIDVFDKGKIKHQSKTQEGKFSFATAVMKNGYKQGFKKICFRTKDIHLLKTQFQKRGLQTVGPVKMTRYNKKGHLIEWQLLYVHDHAYDMMMPFFIQWNKDDISRYEDLKDAFQTHLTIDMVEFKTHQRQTMVYNWERWFDMEIIEDSDKHTILYSPAKKVKFKITEGRQDVIDTVYLTDTTIDAPILIRTHGANYQFNPSI; encoded by the coding sequence ATGGTCGATATCGAGCTGGATCATATCATTCATTATGTAAAAGGGCTCAACCATTTTGAATTTCCAGGTGAATTTTTGGAAATTCATAAAGGTGGACAACATGAAAAACTAGGGACATTTAACCGTTTAGTTCAAATCGATTTATCGTATATTGAACTTATAGATGTTTTCGATAAAGGAAAAATAAAACATCAATCTAAAACGCAAGAGGGTAAATTTTCTTTTGCGACTGCGGTCATGAAAAATGGATACAAACAAGGATTTAAAAAAATTTGTTTTCGTACCAAAGATATTCATTTATTAAAAACACAATTTCAAAAACGTGGATTGCAAACAGTTGGGCCGGTAAAGATGACGCGATATAATAAAAAAGGACACCTTATTGAATGGCAATTACTTTATGTTCACGATCATGCGTACGACATGATGATGCCCTTTTTCATTCAATGGAACAAAGATGACATAAGTAGGTATGAGGATTTAAAAGATGCGTTTCAAACACATTTGACCATCGATATGGTTGAATTCAAAACCCATCAACGTCAAACGATGGTGTATAACTGGGAACGTTGGTTTGATATGGAAATCATTGAAGACAGTGACAAACATACGATTTTATATAGCCCAGCTAAAAAAGTGAAATTTAAAATTACTGAGGGACGTCAAGACGTTATTGATACAGTTTATTTAACAGATACGACGATTGATGCGCCTATTTTAATAAGAACGCATGGTGCGAATTATCAATTTAATCCAAGTATTTAA
- a CDS encoding endonuclease/exonuclease/phosphatase family protein, with product MKKLFVSCLSIGLISSTFALTPVDAQNTSTKLQIHDIQGDTYQSKYANKHVDAIQGIVTFQYSLNGQHYFHLQTPDHLIDDNPNTSEGIIVFAGKEKPRVKVGDAVEVSGLVAEYPIEGYKEKHKTDQPLTEIDARYEKQGKINVIQSNQPLPKPIKIKRVPTKIASPNGQFNPKKYALDYWESLEGMRVQVDNVRSVGPQEYGDIFTVQDHVRKETIHDGILLKEKNANGQRIPFKVHGPLQQTRNFNVSTGDHFKGPLIGYVNYGYQNYKINIDYDTMKKAYVKGPAQPKGTTITPSKDKLTMASYNLENFSNNPDSTSNDKAQKLANGIVSHMKNPDIVGVTEVQDNDGAGVGGPEANESYQRLINAIKKAGGPTYAYKSIDPEMNQDGGQPNANIRVGFLYRPDRVSFNKKVKPGDATTSVAYKNGHLTHNPGRIAPTNPAFKNSRKPLAAEFTFKGNQIIAIVNHWNSKNGDDPLFGKKQPAERRSEIQRVQMAKAVGDFVDQVQTQNPKANIISVGDYNDFQWSQALKTFERYQMVNLVNHVPSTSRYSYNYQGNAQTLDHIFVSKHLKARSKLDMIHVNSDFTDMSGRASDHDPLLAQIDFSKK from the coding sequence ATGAAAAAATTATTTGTTTCCTGTCTTTCTATTGGTTTAATAAGTTCTACTTTTGCTTTAACACCCGTTGACGCCCAAAATACCTCAACAAAGCTTCAAATCCATGATATTCAAGGCGATACATATCAATCGAAATATGCCAATAAACATGTTGACGCTATTCAAGGAATTGTAACATTTCAATATTCGTTAAATGGTCAACACTATTTCCATTTACAAACACCGGATCATTTAATCGATGACAACCCTAATACTTCTGAAGGAATCATCGTATTTGCAGGTAAAGAAAAACCACGTGTAAAAGTTGGGGATGCGGTAGAAGTTTCTGGACTCGTCGCTGAATATCCAATTGAAGGTTATAAAGAAAAGCATAAAACCGATCAACCTTTAACCGAAATTGACGCACGATATGAGAAACAAGGTAAAATAAACGTTATTCAATCAAATCAACCTTTACCAAAACCAATTAAAATTAAACGCGTACCTACAAAAATCGCCTCTCCTAATGGTCAATTTAACCCCAAAAAATATGCGTTAGATTACTGGGAGTCCTTAGAAGGCATGCGCGTACAAGTAGACAACGTCCGCAGTGTTGGTCCACAAGAATACGGTGACATCTTCACTGTTCAAGATCACGTTCGAAAAGAAACGATACATGATGGTATTTTGTTAAAAGAAAAAAATGCGAATGGGCAACGTATACCATTTAAAGTCCACGGACCACTTCAACAAACGCGTAACTTTAATGTGTCAACTGGCGATCACTTCAAGGGTCCACTCATCGGCTACGTCAATTACGGGTACCAAAATTACAAAATCAATATAGATTATGACACAATGAAAAAAGCGTATGTGAAAGGACCAGCACAACCAAAAGGAACAACAATAACACCTTCAAAAGATAAGTTGACAATGGCGTCTTATAATTTAGAAAACTTTTCAAATAATCCAGATTCAACATCAAATGACAAAGCTCAAAAGTTAGCCAATGGTATTGTTAGCCATATGAAAAACCCAGATATCGTTGGAGTGACTGAAGTTCAAGACAATGACGGTGCTGGTGTTGGTGGACCAGAAGCAAATGAATCCTATCAACGTCTCATTAATGCGATTAAAAAAGCAGGCGGACCAACCTATGCATATAAAAGTATTGACCCAGAAATGAATCAAGACGGTGGACAACCTAATGCAAATATTCGTGTCGGGTTCCTTTATCGCCCAGATCGTGTATCTTTCAATAAAAAGGTGAAGCCTGGGGACGCTACCACAAGTGTCGCATATAAAAATGGGCATCTCACACATAATCCTGGACGAATTGCACCAACAAATCCAGCATTTAAAAACTCAAGAAAACCACTTGCAGCTGAATTTACATTTAAAGGAAATCAAATTATTGCAATCGTAAATCATTGGAACTCTAAAAACGGAGATGATCCTTTATTTGGTAAAAAACAACCAGCGGAACGTCGAAGTGAAATTCAACGTGTTCAAATGGCTAAAGCAGTAGGTGACTTTGTAGACCAAGTACAAACTCAAAACCCTAAAGCGAATATTATATCTGTGGGTGATTATAACGATTTTCAATGGTCTCAAGCGCTAAAAACATTTGAACGCTACCAAATGGTGAATTTAGTGAACCACGTCCCTTCAACATCGCGCTATTCATATAATTACCAAGGAAATGCTCAAACGTTAGACCATATATTCGTGTCAAAACATTTAAAGGCGCGTTCTAAGTTAGATATGATACATGTAAATAGTGATTTCACGGATATGTCTGGACGTGCAAGTGACCATGATCCTTTATTAGCCCAAATAGACTTTTCAAAAAAATAA
- a CDS encoding SE1832 family protein — translation MSLEAQLQELKLDYIRIQSDLEKRESTGQQVDPLIKQLESIEHEISKVRQYMRQEMASQKNESHHQ, via the coding sequence ATGAGTTTAGAAGCCCAATTACAGGAACTTAAATTAGATTATATTCGCATTCAAAGCGATTTAGAAAAACGTGAATCTACGGGCCAACAAGTTGACCCTTTGATAAAACAATTGGAATCTATTGAACATGAAATCTCTAAAGTAAGACAATACATGCGACAAGAGATGGCTTCACAAAAAAATGAGTCGCATCATCAATAG
- a CDS encoding aminotransferase class I/II-fold pyridoxal phosphate-dependent enzyme — protein MKETSILKRIPESYFGKTMGKAVEHGPLPLINLAVGIPDANTPDRILDALAHAIRMPENQKYLAFQGKPSFKQAIVHFYKRHFDVSLDPETEVCLFYGTKNGLVALPTCVVEPGEIVLLPDPGYTDYEAGVLLAHGQPRPMKLYPEHGYLPQWDQIDTTEAKLIYLTYPNNPTGSVATPEFFQDTIDYFKDTETMIVHDFAYQAFGFDRENPSILAAKGAKSRAIEVFSFSKGYNMSGYRVGFAVGNAHMIRQLKKYHTHTQAGMYGALQDACTVALNECDDVLRLQAHTFKNRRDIIEKALTTAQIPFEPIKGGIFLWLPCPPGYTSDQFVNYLLQRCSILVAPGHPFGEQGEGYVRVSFAIDEHQLIEGLRRLASIASLYQK, from the coding sequence ATGAAAGAGACATCTATTTTAAAACGTATTCCTGAAAGTTACTTTGGCAAAACGATGGGGAAAGCTGTTGAACATGGTCCATTACCGTTAATTAATCTTGCAGTAGGGATACCGGATGCTAATACTCCGGACCGTATTCTTGATGCTTTGGCACACGCTATACGAATGCCTGAGAACCAAAAATATTTGGCTTTTCAAGGAAAACCCTCATTTAAACAAGCCATCGTTCATTTTTACAAACGGCATTTTGATGTATCACTCGATCCTGAAACAGAAGTATGTTTATTTTATGGGACAAAAAATGGTTTGGTTGCGTTACCAACATGTGTTGTTGAGCCTGGAGAGATTGTGTTATTACCGGATCCTGGGTATACAGATTATGAAGCGGGTGTCCTTTTAGCGCATGGACAGCCACGTCCGATGAAATTATATCCAGAACACGGGTATTTACCGCAATGGGATCAAATAGATACAACAGAAGCAAAGTTAATTTATTTAACGTATCCGAATAATCCAACAGGTTCTGTCGCCACCCCTGAATTTTTTCAGGATACGATAGACTATTTTAAAGATACCGAGACGATGATTGTTCATGATTTTGCATATCAAGCATTCGGTTTTGATAGGGAGAATCCAAGTATACTTGCTGCAAAAGGTGCCAAATCACGTGCGATTGAAGTGTTTTCATTTTCAAAAGGATATAATATGTCAGGGTATCGTGTGGGATTTGCAGTTGGTAACGCACACATGATACGACAATTAAAGAAATATCACACACATACGCAAGCGGGTATGTATGGTGCGTTACAGGACGCATGTACAGTAGCTTTGAATGAATGTGATGATGTACTCCGTCTTCAAGCACATACATTTAAAAATAGAAGAGATATTATAGAAAAAGCATTAACAACAGCGCAGATTCCTTTTGAACCAATTAAAGGCGGAATATTTTTATGGTTACCGTGCCCGCCTGGGTATACGAGTGATCAATTTGTAAATTATCTATTACAGAGGTGTTCTATATTGGTTGCCCCAGGGCATCCATTTGGAGAACAGGGAGAAGGCTATGTACGTGTATCATTTGCAATAGACGAGCATCAATTAATAGAAGGCCTTAGACGTCTTGCATCAATTGCCTCACTATACCAAAAGTGA
- a CDS encoding AEC family transporter: MTDRFIMILLLIALGYTLKRIGYVKGSDAKVITTLVLNVTLPAVVIVNLNGVTLTPELSLLPILMVLYGLMTKLIVILLFIKYNNEVRGTVAMLMASLNIGIFAYPLVQQMWPEKGLLYFGMADIGGAVLMFGLTYFIAGYFKNAEGTLNVKTIFLSCLKSIPLMTYIVMIVLSLCAIKLPPNTITFFDLLGKANLPLSMLLLGILLDFKIERRFLPLTFKYIGMHYGLGLVFGSLVHVFLPVSDDMIKTTLQLIWVLPVGVAALSYAVQFQYRTLPMIAMASNMTVVISICILYIYQHFFLVT, translated from the coding sequence GTGACAGATCGATTTATAATGATTTTATTACTTATCGCATTAGGTTATACATTAAAGCGCATAGGCTATGTCAAAGGGTCAGATGCAAAAGTAATCACGACACTTGTGTTGAATGTCACATTACCTGCTGTCGTGATTGTTAATTTGAATGGGGTTACATTAACACCTGAGCTATCTTTATTACCTATATTAATGGTGCTCTATGGGTTAATGACTAAACTCATTGTTATTTTATTATTTATAAAATATAACAATGAAGTTAGAGGTACCGTAGCGATGTTAATGGCTTCGTTAAATATTGGGATATTTGCATATCCACTTGTACAGCAAATGTGGCCTGAAAAGGGTCTATTATATTTTGGTATGGCAGATATTGGTGGGGCCGTGTTGATGTTCGGTCTTACTTATTTCATCGCAGGATATTTTAAAAATGCGGAAGGCACATTGAACGTCAAGACGATTTTTTTGAGCTGCTTAAAATCGATTCCGTTAATGACTTATATCGTAATGATAGTACTGAGTTTATGTGCGATTAAACTCCCTCCCAACACGATAACGTTTTTCGATTTGCTCGGTAAAGCAAATTTGCCACTATCTATGTTGTTATTAGGGATATTATTAGATTTTAAAATTGAACGCCGTTTTTTGCCGTTAACGTTTAAGTATATTGGCATGCATTACGGACTTGGGCTTGTTTTTGGTAGTCTTGTTCATGTTTTTTTACCTGTATCCGACGATATGATTAAAACAACATTACAATTGATTTGGGTTTTACCTGTAGGTGTAGCTGCTTTATCATATGCCGTACAATTTCAATATCGAACGTTACCGATGATTGCGATGGCAAGTAATATGACTGTAGTGATTAGCATTTGTATCCTATATATTTATCAACACTTTTTCCTTGTGACATAA
- the mspA gene encoding membrane stabilizing protein MspA codes for MLIYFLLLPILYFIVSYISIFKMQLRFATVLRIFMGIILIIVIATSLKYHAMMTWWLFVVLLLFIGNVETTAFKHFKNDKKGVNILNMMTALIFVVYVILAIALI; via the coding sequence ATGCTTATTTATTTCCTTTTATTACCAATACTGTATTTCATTGTCAGTTACATTAGTATATTTAAAATGCAGTTACGATTTGCGACGGTTCTACGTATTTTCATGGGGATTATTTTAATCATTGTCATTGCCACTTCATTAAAATATCACGCTATGATGACGTGGTGGTTGTTTGTTGTATTACTTTTATTCATTGGAAATGTTGAAACTACTGCATTTAAGCACTTTAAAAATGATAAAAAAGGCGTCAATATATTAAATATGATGACTGCGCTAATTTTTGTCGTTTATGTGATATTAGCCATCGCGCTTATTTAA